The genome window AGCCTGAGTCAGAAGGCTGAGAGGGATGTTCTCATGCAGGACTTTGTGGTGGTCGAGAGCATCTTCTTCCCCAGgttagacgtgtgtgtgtgtgtgtcactggcgTAGCACACTACCCCGGAGCACCTGCATGAGGAGGTATGGGGGCCCCCCGACTCCCACAAAAATATAGGTTGGGCCCCCCAGAtactatatgaacatgtcatAAACCATTAAGGAAATGTTTATAATTACAGGAAATTGGCTTTAAAACTGAAACatgttctctcagcctcatggcaaaatgtgtaaaacagcatgagattagctaGGAAAACTGAAACATGTTCTCTCAGCTTCATGGCAAAATGTAAaacagcatgagattagctaGGAAAACTGAAACATGTTCTCTCAGCTTCATGGCAAAATGTAAaacagcatgagattagctaGGAAAACTGAAACATGTTCTCTCAGCTTCATGGCAAAATGTAAaacagcatgagattagctaGGAAAACTGAAACATGTTCTCTCAGCTTCATGGCAAAATGTAAaacagcatgagattagctaGGAAAACTGAAACATGTTCTCTCAGCTTCATGGCAAAATGTAAAACAGAATGAGATTAGCTAGGAAAACTGAAACATGTTCTCTCAGCTTCATGGCAAAATGTAAaacagcatgagattagctaGGAAAACTGAAACATGTTCTCTCAGCTTCATGGCAAAATGTAAAACAGAATGAGATTAGCTAGGAAAACTGAAACATGTTCTCTCAGCTTCATGGCAAAATGTAAaacagcatgagattagctaGGAAAACTGAAACATGTTCTCTCAGCTTCATGGCAAAATGTAAaacagcatgagattagctaGGAAAACTGAAACATGTTCTCTCAGCTTCATGGCAAAATGTAAaacagcatgagattagctaGGAAACAGTTTTTTCCTGAACTGCCTACACCACTGGTCTGTGCCCATTTGCATTTATGCTTGAGAGAAGTCTTCCTGTATTCAGCACTCATTAACagccttctctctgtctcagtgaagGCAGTAACCTGACCCCTGCGCACCACTACAGTGATTTCAGGTTTAAGACCTACGCCCCAATCGCCTTCCGCTACTTCAGAGAACTCTTTGGCATCCGGCCAGACGACTACCTGGTCAGTAGACTACAAAAGTTCACTTAATTGAATCTGGTTGATTGGTTGTAGTTCTCTATGGTTAATTGGTTGTGTCTGGTTGTAGTTCTGTGGTCAGGATGCTAACTAACTCCTCTCCTACAGTACTCTCTGTGTAACGATGGCCTGATAGAGCTGTCTAACTCCGGGGCCAGTGGCTCTCTCTTCTACGTGTCCAGTGATGATGAGTTCATTATCAAGACGGTGCAGCACAAAGAGGCTGAGTTTCTCCAGAAGCTACTGCCAGGATACTTCATGGTGAGATATATTGAAGGGGGGGTGGACTTCATgaagagatacagttgaagtcgtaagtttacatacacctcagccaaatacatttaaactcagtttttcacagttcctgacatttaatcctagtaaaaattccctgtcttaggtcagttaggatcaccacttttattttaagaatgtcagaataatagtagagagaaagatttatttcagcttttatttcattcacattcccagtaggtcagaagtttacacacactcacttagtatttggtagcgcattgcctttatattgtttaattgggtcaaatgtttctggtagccttccacaagcttcccacaataagttgggtgaattttggcccattcctcctgacagagctggtgtaactgagtcaggtttgttggcctccttgctcgcacacgctttttcagttctgcccacaaattttctataggattgaggtcagggctttgtgattgccactccaataccttgactttgttgtccttaagccattttgccataactttggaagtatgcttggggtccttgtccatttggaagacccatttgcgaccaagctttaacttcctgactgatgtcttgatgttgcttcaatatatccacataatttccctacctCATAATGTcatctattttttgaagtgcaccagtccctcctgcagcaaagcacccccacaacatgatgctgccacccccgtgcttcacggttgggatggtgttcttcggtttgcaatcctccccctttttcctccaaacataacaatggtcattacagccaaacagttatatttttgtttcatcagaccagaggacatttctccaaaaaagtaagatctttgtccccatgtgcagttgcaaaccgtagtctggcttttttatggcggtttttgagcagtggctccttccttgctgagcgacctttcaggttatgtcgatataggactcgttttactgtggatatagatacttttgtacccgtttcctccagcatcttcacaaagtattttgctgttctgggattgattttcacttttcgcaccaaagtacgttcatctctaggagacagaacacgtctctttcctgagcggtatgacggcagcgtggtcccatggtgtttatactagaggtcgaccgatttatgatttttcaacgccgataccgattattggaagacccaaaaaagccgataccgattaatcgggcgattttttttttttttttttttttttgtaataatgacaattacaacaatactgaattaacacttattttaacttaagataatacataaataaaatcaatttagcctcaaataaataatgaaacatgttcaatttggtttaaataatgcaacaacacagtgttggagaagaaagtaaaagtgcaatatgtgccatgtaagaaagctaacgtttaagttccttgctcagaacatgagaacatatgaaagctggtggttccttttaaaatgagtcttcaatattcccaggtaagaagttttaggttgtaggaattataggactatttctctctatagcatttgtatttcattaacctttgagtATTGGATGTTCTTAAAGGGAATTTAGTattaacagtatagcttccgtccctctcctcgctcctacctgggctcgaaccaggaacacaatgacaaaagccaccctcgaagcagtgttacccatgcagagcaaggggaataactactccaagtctcagagcgagtgaagtTTGAAACGctgttagcgcgcaccccgctaactagctagccatttcacatcggttacaccaacctaatctcgggagttgataggcttgaagcacagcgaagagcttctttcaaaacgcacgaaagtgctgtttgaatgaatgcttacgagcctgctgctgcctaccaccgctcagtcaaactgctctatcaaatcatagatttagttataacataataacacacagaaatacgagccttaggtcattaatatagtcgaatccggaaactatcatctcgaaaacaagacgtttattctttcagtgaaatacggaaccgttccgtatcttatctaacgggtggcatccataagtctaaatattcctgttacattgcacaaccttcaatgttatgtcataattacgtaaaattttggcaaattaggcggcccaaactgttgcatatacactgactctgcgtgcaatgaacgcaagagaagtgacacaatttcacctggttaatattgcctgctaacctggatttcttttagctaaatatgcaggtttaaaaatatatacttctgtgtgttgattttaagaaaggcattgatgtttatggttaggtacacattggagcaacgatacgcaccgcatcgattatatgcaacgcaggacacgctagataaactagtaatatcatcaaccatgtgtagttaactagtgattatgattggtTGAGTGATTGTTTTTTaaaagatacgtttaatgctagctagcaacttaccttggcttctactgcattcgcgtaacaggcaggctcctcgtggagtgcaatgtaatcaggtggttagagcgttggactagttaactttaaggttgcaagattgaatcgcccgagctgacaaggtaaaaatctgtcgttctgcccctgaacgaggcagttaacccaccgttcctaggccgtcattgaaaataagaatgtgttcttaactgacttgcctagttaaataaagattaaataaaggtgtaaaaaaataccgatttccgatcgttatgaaaacttgaaatcggccctaattaatcggccattccgattaatcggtagacctctagtttatacttgcgtactattgtttgtacagatgaacgtggtaccttcaggcatttggaaattgctcccaaggatgaaccagactgatttattttgattttcccatgatgtcaagcaaagaggcactgagttggaaggtaggccttgaaaatacatccacaggtacacctccaattgactcaaatgatgtcaattagcctatcagaagcttctaaagccatgacataattttctggaattttccaagctgtttaaaggcactgttaacttagtgtatgtaaacttctgacccactggaattgtgatacagtgaattataagtgaaataatctgtctgtaaataattgttggaaaaatgacttgtcatgcacaaagtagatgtcctaaccgacttgccaaaactatagtttgttaacaaggaaattgtggagtggttgaaaaataagttttaatgacgccaacctaagtgtatgtaaacttccgacttcaactgtattggaggaggggggggggggagacttcATGGAGAGATtttgaaggaggagggaggggagagacttCATGGAGAGATATTGGGCTAGGAGGTGGGGGGAGACTTCATGGAGAGATattgaaggaggagggaggagacttcATCGTGAGATATTGAcggaggagggggggggcttCGTGAGGAGAtattgaagggggggggggacttcATGAGGAGATACTTCATGGAGATATGTTGAAGGAGGAGGTACTTCATGGTGAGATGTTGAAGGAGAAGATCCTTCATGGTGAGATGTTGAAGGAGGAGGATATCCTTCATGGCGAGAtgttgaaggaggaggagatCCTTCATGGCGAGAtgttgaaggaggaggagatCCTTCATGGCGAGATGTTGAAGTAGGAGGAGATCCTTCATGGCGAGAtgttgaaggaggaggagatCCTTCATGGCGAGAtgttgaaggaggaggagatCCTTCATGGCGAGATGTTGAAGTAGGAGGAGATCCTTCATGGCGAGAtgttgaaggaggaggagatCCTTCATGGCGAGATGTTGGAGGAGGAGATCCTTCATGGCGAGAtgttgaaggaggaggagatCCTTCATGGCGAGATGTTGAAGAAGGAGGAGATCCTTCATGGCGAGATGTTGAAGGAGAGGGAGATCCTTCATGGCGAGAtgttgaaggaggaggagatCCTTCATGGCGAGatgttgaaggaggaggagggggggggatttCATGGCGAAATAttgaaggaggaggggggagattcTTCGGTGGCCTGTGTTTTAGTCTTTATATAATACCTAGCTGTCTGTGGTGGCCTCTTCTttttcactctcctcctctcctttctaccTGTCCCTTTCCCCTCTATAGAACCTGAATCAGAACAAACGGACCCTGCTCCCTAAGTTCTACGGTCTGTACTGCATCCAGGCGGGAGGGAAGAACATCCGCCTGGTGGTGATGAACAACCTGCTGCCCCGCGTGGTCCACATGCACCATAAGTACGACATGAAGGGTTCCACCTATAAGAGACGGGCCTCAGCCAAGGAGCGGGACAAGACTTTTCCCACCTTTAAAGACCTGGACTTCATCCAGGACCTGCCTGATGGACTGCTGCTGGAGACGGACAACTACAACGCCCTTAGCAAGACCATCCAGAGAGATTGcctggtgagagggagggagagagggtgtgtgtgtgtgtgttctgtgtgtgctgTTTGGGTCTACTGTATAGTAACtcttatgtgtttgtgtgtgtgctccagCTCCTGCAGAGTTTTAAAATCATGGACTACAGTCTACTGGTGGGGATCCATAACCTGGAGCAGgctaatagagagagggagagaggtggggggcaGATGGGGGACAGTGGGGGGTCAGAGGGGGCAGTGACCCCAGACCAGCGCCGACCCCAGGCCCAGAAAAGTCTATACTGCACAGCCATGGAGTCTATACAGGGAGAGGCCCGCGGGAAGGGAGCCCTGGAGTCTGAGGACCAGTGAGTCAATCAATACATCACACAATATTACCTTGGGAAAAGTGCAAACTGTCACGTAAATCTGAATTTGTTGATGGTGATTGGTTGGTGTGGCGTATGATGTCATTTCAGTATGGGCGGGATCCCAGCCAGGAACTCTAAAGGAGAGAGGTTGCTGGTCTTTATCGGCATCATCGACATTCTGCAGTCCTACAGGTAGGTGCttgtgtttctttgtgtgtgtgcgttcttGTGTACAGACTACATACAATTTCACATAGTAATATGATGACACAGTACTCAAAGTATTGGGaaagtgacacattttttgctttactccagcattttggatttgaaatgatacactgACCTGGTATGGATGAAAATACACTCAAATCAAAgcttgacagtctgcactttaacctcatagtcattgtatcattttaaATCCAAAAAGTGCTggggtacagagccaaaacaacaacaaatgtgtcactgtcccaatactttggagctcactgtatataccatttagcagatgcttttatccaaagcaacttagtcatGCGTGCTTATATTTTACGTATGGATGGTCCCGGGagtcgaacccactatcctggcgccATGCTTTACCTACTGAGCTACGTTCACTGAGACTGTTTTTCAGGTTCATCAAGAAGTTGGAACACTCGTGGAAGGCCCTCGTCCATGATGGGGTAagatactacacacacacacattacctgtAGTACATTATGAAAGAAGCCACAGATGCATGTGTCAGATCTGCCACTGCGTATGTCAGGCCTATATCAGGTTATAACTGGTTTATTCCTTTTCCTCTGTAGGATACAGTGTCGGTGCACAGACCAGGCTTCTACGCTGAGCGCTTCCAACAATTCATGTGTAACACAGTGTTCAAGAAGATCCCATGTaagactgctgtgtgtgtgtgtcttctgttTCAATATTTACTTTTATGATATAACGTGCTGTCGTTATTTTGTTTTCCCCACCCCTCAGTGAAGCTCTCCCCATCCAAGAAGTCTCGTGGTGGGGGTCCGGGGGGTCTGAGGAGAGCTCCTACCCTGGGAggccccacccccctctcccacGCTGCTGGACAGTCTGTAGTGGACTCCCGACTCGTCTACCAATCCCACTTCAACAGGGCTGACGCAGAGGGAGACAGCGGTGAGTGAACAGTTAACACAAACATTGATTGTATGTTTGATCAGAGGTCAAGGTGGACCAGAGCTACATGAAGTGCCTATGGACAAGGGATTAGGGGTGGACTTGGAATTGTGCCATTAGTTCCCCTCTTTACTCCCTCTTTCTGTTCAGGCATGCAGTCGGGCAGGCCAGACCTGGTGCCAAGGACCCCTCCCCTGGCGGGAGGGTCAGGGGATGCAGAGGCCAACTTTTCCACGTCCTCATTAGGAAGCACAGgactcacctcctcctctcctccgctacAGTAacacatccctccatcccctctcctccaaaGTCAGTCCTCCTCTTCAAGTCATCCAGTTCTCATGTgtttctcgccctctctctctctcgctctctctctaggtcaGTAGGGGTTGAGGTGCATAGAGCAGTAACAAGCACAGACCAAGACCACGGTGTCTCCCACAGGTACACAAATGAATTACAGCACTGACTCATGTATTCCCActtacatgaacacacacacacccttatcagtcttctctctctgtctctcagtatgGGTGTGGAAGCGTCAGGTGATCAGTCAGGTAATGAAGATGCCATCTCACTATCCGACATCGTCCCAGAGACTAACATCTGCTTTGTAAGTCTGGCCCAAtccttttcctcctcttcttAAGATCTTCACTATGGTGTTTCCCATGGCTCACTGGCCTCCCTGTGTGTCCCCCACAGTAACAACTGATCTGGAGTCATCTGAGGAAAAGGTGATTCTGGAACCAAGGAGGTGGGTGGAAGAGTGAGGGGGGGAGAGTAGTCTTGCATCCTCCATCCTCACTCTTTCGATCCATCCCTCCTTTTCTGCGGGGGAGGTTTGGAACATACTTCAGGCTGACTGAACGGGATGGGGGGATTGggaagtgaaagagagggagagtgtgactGGGTGCCAGAGAGAggaacaaagagggagagaggtgtgtaTCTATGTGTGATGGTGGTGGCTGTCTAAAGGCTTGgtcagccagacagacacacGGGTATGCTGCTAGAAACCCTTCTCCAACTAAGTTACAGGAGTCTCTGTGTCACGGAACCCACTTACACTGTCCCACCTATCACAAAGCCTGAAGGGGAGAGGGATGTGGGCTTAGACACCCCTGCATCAACAGTGTGGAGGAGGAACACCATGCTCTATATCACTCTCTGTTCTGTTAATTTGTGCATTCCTTCTTGTGGACAGTCTAAGTGGGTTTAGTTTTCAGTGACTCTGAGCATAATATCTCATATGTTATCATTCTACATCTCTCcacccctttctccctccacacagCCAGGAGATGGGAGGGACACAGGAGAATcatctctatatgtagtgtttttttataatttttattaTGACCACAGTTTTACTGATGTGGACAGAACATATGACTTCATCACACAGACCTTCTATTCTTTTAGATTATGGATGTATACAGTAGCTGACTGACTGGATTTGGGGGCAGGAATGTACAGGCCAGagctatactgccctaccaagaaaaaggcagtaactgctcatagcgTGGAAATGAGAAAAATGACTTTTATTTACCTTAGTTTCACAGTTACCTAGTGGAGTTACTGCTAATATGACCCCCATTTTCTCAAACACAATACGAGGCAGGATACTTGCCCACGTGATTAAGtcatttttgctacattaaatacatgttAACTCATTTTTGACCAAATGAGCGGTTACTGCCTTTtttcttggtagggcagtatggGTAGGCTatataccacaggaggttggtggcaccttaattggggaggatgggctcgtggtaatgtcttgagtggaatggtataaaatacatcaaacacatggtttaatgccattccatttgcactgttccagtcattattatgagctgtcctcccctcaacagcctccactgctaTACACAGTGTTACcggctctgtctgtcactctccaTGGTTATCCTGGAATCTTCCTCTCTGATGAGACCACATGTGCTATATTGATCTAGGAGTGAGAGACCAGAACATAGTAATGGCCGCTACCTCCATGCCCTTAAAATAGAGCTGGGTTCCCCAACTTGCGGTCTGCGGATGCAAATTTTCAAATTGGTGGACATTAAAGgtaaacaccagcaaatcagctccaaatgATTtcaatttaagaaatctgttctaAAGTATTCCTATGCAAAATAGACATGTGTGATTTGTAAGCAAGTTTTGAAATTGTTTGTCAAATATTATCTGTTTGGGCTTTcgtgcggtcaatttgcagtctacaaattatttgtaattatgttccggccccctgaccatccgctcaagaaaaaaaatccccccacggctgaatctagttgatgatccttcGAATGGAGGTTCACCAGAGAAGAGACAAAGAGGAGCAGTaagaggacaggacagtgacCTGACCACACTAACGCTAGCTGCCTGTCACTTACGCTCTTCCTTTTTATATCTGTGCCTTTGTGTCTGTCTGGTGCTAGTCTTGCTGAGCTGTGTCTCTCATATTTTTGTTTCTTTAATGTCCCGTTACACATACATTCAAACTCTTGTTTGAGTCTGATGTTTTTATATTCTCACTACCAATCAAAAGTATCTTTGAAAGAAAATTGACCAATCAACCGGCAGGGTTGAAAGGAATGAGCCAGTCAAAATTCAGAGCGAGCGTttaacacacactctacacatgcCTTTTTCGGTCTTCGTATGGCAGTTCAGTTTCATCACATTCATTCACATCCAACCATTTAGACTGTTTTGTACACAAAGATTATAAGTGTTCTTCAAGCAATGGTAATTCTACCACTGTCATTCAAGCACTTTGATACTTTTATCTGACCTGACTTTCATTAATAAGCAACAAGGGATTTCTGCTGGCTACAGAAATGGCTGCTTCACCCCACTGAGTTTGAGACTCACCACATTGTGTGAATGACTTTGTTTACGTCTCTGTAGTACACCTCTTATACATTAACGTTTATATAAACATGGGTTTGTTATTTTTTTCCCATTTGCTCAGTCATTGTGTAGAATACTAACACAAGCGCTGGGTGGCCGCTCATACTATTTATCCTGTAGTAGGATATTTCAGACACAGGGATACATATCACTGCCTAGTGGTTATGCTAGAGCTTGTATTTCACACCAACACAGTGTGATTTAAAGGGCCACCATGGCCTGATTGTGAGGACACATTTCTAAGTAGATGGGAGTGCACATGTGGTCCAAAGCAGATGGGAAGAGATGGACAGACTGACAAACTGGGGATATCAGCCTGTGGTGGAAATGATTCATGTTCATCGATGCACTGTGAGACAATAGGGAATGTTTAAAGGGAATGGGGGAGTACAAGAACACAGCCATGCCCTGAAGAAACTAGAGGCTGGAAGTGGAGCTCTTTCTGATCAACTGTCATGACAAATTGGAAAAGCAATCAAAATGGTATGGACTTGAACATGGATGAACTCACTGCATATGGAAACTACATGGAGGAGACCTATACTTCAGAACTTGAGTTTTGATGAACTTGATGTTTTCCTAACAGATCTGAGTTTAATGACCCTTCAAACAGAGTTGCAGCGCTCACCGTTTGAGAGGAGCTGTTCTGCATGATAACTATACATATTTTAAAGCACACAGGAAGGAAGGGCACAAGAGAGGGTGGTATTGGTTCCAAATGAGTTATTTACACAAATAACTTACTGCATGGTTTGATTCATTTCAAGTTCTTGCGTCTCTACTTTTCCTGGCGAACCCACCCTCTTTCTAAACGGCTCATATGGTATTCCTGGTTAATTTATTTCCAAACATGGCCCTCAATTAAAAGTTGTGGTCTTTTGAATGTTTTGACCTTTGACCCTGATAACCCTGCTCAGCTTCCCCATCATTTCAAAGAGCTCAGTTCAGTCTTGTGCTTTTTGTTTGAGAACAGTTGGCCACCAAAGAAAACACTCCAAGCCCCATGTTCCCAAGTTTTGAATCACATTTTCAATAGATGGTATTGTGTCTTATAACAAGGGCCTTAGTGTGACAACAGGGTCTGGATTTGACTCCATGAACACTGATCATGACTTTTAGCGTATGCTTAACTTTACAAACTAACATCTGACAGTCAGAACAATGTTTTAAAGCCTGTGTGCTTCTTTGTAGATGCTGGATTAAACGTGTTGCAGTGTCTGGTGACTTGACTTGACCACAGCACAACAGACACCTCACCCTTTGGTGCTCAAAGGGCGGTACACTTGCAACACAGACACTACAGAACATATGAACTAATGCAATATGAACAAGTCTGCCATCTTAAAGTTTCAAGAACTGTATTTATTGTATTTGTATTATGACCTTGTAGCCTGAAATTATTCATAAGttgt of Salvelinus alpinus chromosome 4, SLU_Salpinus.1, whole genome shotgun sequence contains these proteins:
- the LOC139572751 gene encoding phosphatidylinositol 4-phosphate 5-kinase type-1 alpha-like isoform X1, with product MATAVPVDSGLTAPTDIRTLFWRRALQRGSSASRKMASPEMPGSSQSMKKTIGHRGVETNTGETTYKKTTSSALKGAIQLGITHTVGSLSQKAERDVLMQDFVVVESIFFPSEGSNLTPAHHYSDFRFKTYAPIAFRYFRELFGIRPDDYLYSLCNDGLIELSNSGASGSLFYVSSDDEFIIKTVQHKEAEFLQKLLPGYFMNLNQNKRTLLPKFYGLYCIQAGGKNIRLVVMNNLLPRVVHMHHKYDMKGSTYKRRASAKERDKTFPTFKDLDFIQDLPDGLLLETDNYNALSKTIQRDCLLLQSFKIMDYSLLVGIHNLEQANRERERGGGQMGDSGGSEGAVTPDQRRPQAQKSLYCTAMESIQGEARGKGALESEDHMGGIPARNSKGERLLVFIGIIDILQSYRFIKKLEHSWKALVHDGDTVSVHRPGFYAERFQQFMCNTVFKKIPLKLSPSKKSRGGGPGGLRRAPTLGGPTPLSHAAGQSVVDSRLVYQSHFNRADAEGDSGMQSGRPDLVPRTPPLAGGSGDAEANFSTSSLGSTGLTSSSPPLQSVGVEVHRAVTSTDQDHGVSHSMGVEASGDQSGNEDAISLSDIVPETNICF
- the LOC139572751 gene encoding phosphatidylinositol 4-phosphate 5-kinase type-1 alpha-like isoform X2, with the protein product MATAVPVDSGLTAPTGSSASRKMASPEMPGSSQSMKKTIGHRGVETNTGETTYKKTTSSALKGAIQLGITHTVGSLSQKAERDVLMQDFVVVESIFFPSEGSNLTPAHHYSDFRFKTYAPIAFRYFRELFGIRPDDYLYSLCNDGLIELSNSGASGSLFYVSSDDEFIIKTVQHKEAEFLQKLLPGYFMNLNQNKRTLLPKFYGLYCIQAGGKNIRLVVMNNLLPRVVHMHHKYDMKGSTYKRRASAKERDKTFPTFKDLDFIQDLPDGLLLETDNYNALSKTIQRDCLLLQSFKIMDYSLLVGIHNLEQANRERERGGGQMGDSGGSEGAVTPDQRRPQAQKSLYCTAMESIQGEARGKGALESEDHMGGIPARNSKGERLLVFIGIIDILQSYRFIKKLEHSWKALVHDGDTVSVHRPGFYAERFQQFMCNTVFKKIPLKLSPSKKSRGGGPGGLRRAPTLGGPTPLSHAAGQSVVDSRLVYQSHFNRADAEGDSGMQSGRPDLVPRTPPLAGGSGDAEANFSTSSLGSTGLTSSSPPLQSVGVEVHRAVTSTDQDHGVSHSMGVEASGDQSGNEDAISLSDIVPETNICF